A window of Argopecten irradians isolate NY chromosome 1, Ai_NY, whole genome shotgun sequence contains these coding sequences:
- the LOC138318799 gene encoding fumarate hydratase class I, aerobic-like, giving the protein MMGSRGRLLHCACRNGFRNFVRGKASQAAAVKPFVYQDMLQFEKEPDINWKKLTDDYVSTFEVKGKKMLHVQPEALTLIAEQAMVDIAHLLRPGHLQQLSNILSDPEASNNDRFVALELLKNASIAANMILPGCQDTGTAICMGKKGQYVWTEGGDAEAISKGVYNTYLNRNLRYSQVAPLDMYKEANTGTNLPAQIEIYATDSQQYDFLFLAKGGGSANKTFLYQQTKALLNPEKLLSFVNEKVKTLGTAACPPYHLALVIGGTSAEYNLKTVKLASTKYLDTLPTSGNEHGRGFRDLELEQEIHKLTQRLGIGAQFGGKYFCHDVRVIRLPRHGASCPVGLGVSCSADRQIVGKITEEGVFLEQLETNPSKYLPQIEEKDLSETVIDVNMNQPMEKMLSQLNEFPIRTRLNLSGTLIVARDIAHAKLKERLDSGDGLPQYIKDHPVYYAGPAKTPEGYASGSFGPTTAGRMDSYVDQFQAAGGSMVMLAKGNRSREVTKACKKHGGFYLGSIGGPAAILAENCIKSVEVLEYPELGMEAIWKVEVENFPAFIVVDNKGNDFFKEWQVE; this is encoded by the exons ATGATGGGGTCACGAGGCAGGTTACTGCACTGTGCCTGCAGAAATGGTTTCCGAAATTTTGTCCGTGGAAAGGCATCTCAAGCAGCAGCAGTCAAACCATTTGTCTATCAAGACATGCTACAGTTTGAAAAAGAGCCAGACATCAACTGGAAAAAACTAACAG ATGATTACGTATCTACATTTGAAGTTAAAGGCAAGAAAATGTTACATGTCCAGCCTGAAGCTTTGACATTGATAGCTGAACAGGCCATGGTAGACATCGCACATTTACTTCGTCCTGGTCACTTACAG cAATTATCAAACATTCTCAGTGACCCTGAAGCTTCCAACAACGATAGATTTGTGGCTTTAGAATTACTGAAAAACGCCAGTATAGCTGCTAATATGATTCTCCCCGGATGTCAGGACACCGGCACTGCCATCTGTATGG GCAAGAAGGGTCAGTATGTGTGGACTGAGGGTGGCGATGCTGAGGCGATATCTAAAGGTGTCTACAATACCTATCTAAACAGAAACCTCAGATACTCACAG GTGGCACCACTGGATATGTATAAGGAGGCTAATACAGGTACAAACCTCCCCGCCCAGATAGAGATCTATGCCACAGATTCACAGCAGTATGACTTCCTATTTCTGGCCAAGGGAGGCGGCTCAGCCAACAAAACCTTTCTCTATCAGCAAACCAAAGCCCTCCTCAACCCAGAAAAACTGCTCAGCTTTGTCAACGAAAAAGTCAAG ACTTTAGGTACAGCAGCTTGTCCGCCCTATCACCTGGCTCTAGTTATTGGTGGTACATCAGCCGAGTACAACCTGAAGACGGTCAAACTGGCCTCCACAAAATACCTTGACACTCTACCCACGTCAG GAAATGAACATGGGCGAGGATTTCGGGACTTGGAATTGGAGCAGGAGATCCATAAACTAACGCAGCGCCTTGGTATTGGAGCCCAGTTTGGTGGGAAGTATTTCTGCCACGATGTAAGGGTTATCCGCCTTCCTCGCCACGGTGCCTCGTGTCCTGTTGGACTTGGTGTCTCTTGTTCTGCAGATAGACAG ATTGTTGGTAAAATCACAGAGGAAGGAGTATTTCTGGAACAGCTGGAGACCAACCCTTCAAAGTACCTCCCTCAGATTGAGGAGAAGGACCTCAGTGAAACTGTCATTGAT gTAAACATGAACCAACCTATGGAGAAGATGTTGTCACAGTTGAACGAGTTCCCGATCAGGACTCGTCTCAATCTATCTGGAACACTGATTGTGGCTAGAGATATTGCACACGCCAAACTGAAGGAGCGCCTAGACAGTGGTGACGGACTACCTCAGTACATCAAGGACCATCCAGTCTATTACGCTGGACCAGCCAAGACCCCGGAG GGCTATGCTAGTGGATCATTCGGGCCAACAACAGCAGGAAGGATGGACTCGTATGTGGACCAGTTCCAGGCAGCTGGGGGCAGTATGGTCATGTTGGCTAAAGGCAATAGGAGTCGTGAG GTGACAAAGGCCTGTAAAAAGCATGGTGGATTCTATCTTGGCTCCATTGGCGGGCCAGCAGCAATCTTGGCTGAGAACTGCATTAAAAGCGTGGAAGTCTTAGAGTACCCAGAACTAG GTATGGAAGCCATATGGAAGGTTGAAGTTGAGAATTTCCCAGCCTTTATTGTAGTAGATAATAAAGGGAATGACTTTTTTAAGGAATGGCAAGTGGAATAA
- the LOC138318804 gene encoding uncharacterized protein produces the protein MADGGIEDRGEQQVGPDTAPITFKDVIPGLEDARLPDAPFGLGKRRTLGDLQKKEYVFIVLAGLCLFATLVLTIWKLSILPKSSNDFSFALVLLLSTVFCLWYLIEGIMLERPYEILVLSISTVVVWLYIILNFSLGKRDTVKMVRLIITSLLSPFMIVLGILIAKHYFDSGRLIFRTVGAQTLMQRMCWTMFGYFGMLKFDLQLSLSMVILILTNGQTLHTLELVIIIFGSIIVLGCALIGYLGVRHENKILSIIYSVSLIIQPSYVIYKIVESILKFSPSTDNLAVPTIVCGALSLVVRVVMVTYFVQSWLNYGKGLKEKVFGGNPTNEEANQNNAHVQA, from the exons ATGGCCGATGGGGGCATAGAAGATCGAGGGGAACAGCAAGTCGGGCCTGACACCGCCCCGATAACTTTCAAAGATGTGATCCCAGGCTTGGAAGATGCACGCCTTCCTGATGCACCATTTGGTCTGGGCAAG aGAAGAACGTTGGGGGATCTGCAGAAGAAGGAATATGTGTTTATTGTACTGGCTGGTCTATGTCTCTTTGCTACACTTGTACTTACTATCTGGAAACTAAGTATTTTACCGAAGAGCTCCAATGATTTCTCCTTTGCACTTGTGTTGCTTTTAAGTACAG TGTTTTGTTTGTGGTACCTGATTGAAGGCATTATGTTGGAGAGGCCGTATGAAATCCTTGTTCTCTCCATCTCCACTGTGGTTGTCTGGCTGTACATCATCCTCAACTTTTCTCTGGGGAAAAGGGACACAGTTAAAATG GTCAGACTCATCATAACGTCTCTGCTCAGCCCCTTTATGATTGTGTTAGGGATCCTGATAGCCAAACACTATTTTGATTCTGGACGTCTCATTTTCCGGACTGTGGGAGCTCAGACTTTAATGCAGAGAATGTGTTGGACCATGTTTGGATACTTTGGAATGTTAAAGTTTGATCTACAGCTTAGT CTGTCCATGGTGATCCTGATCTTGACCAATGGTCAGACATTACATACCCTGGAGTTGGTCATCATTATCTTCGGTTCTATCATTGTCCTGGGATGCGCTCTGATTGGATATTTAGGG GTGCGTCATGAAAACAAGATTTTATCAATCATATACTCAGTGTCCCTCATCATTCAGCCAAGCTATGTGATCTACAAAATTGTGGAG TCTATTTTGAAGTTCAGCCCATCTACAGATAACCTGGCTGTACCTACCATTGTCTGTGGAGCTCTCTCATTGGTAGTCAGAGTTGTCATGGTTACATACTTTGTACAGTCATGGCTGAACTATGGAAAAGGCTTGAAAGAGAAAG tgTTCGGTGGAAATCCTACAAATGAAGAAGCGAATCAAAACAATGCACATGTTCAAGCTTAG
- the LOC138318810 gene encoding translocon-associated protein subunit gamma-like: MASKSKTPKSLTKEEELLLQDFSRNVSTKSSALFYGNALIVSAIPIWLFWRIHQMDLYQSGILFAVGTIISTYLVALAYKNVKFVLKHKIALKREDAVSKEMTKKFADDKRMTKKEKDERILWKKNEVADYEATTFSIFYNNAFYLVLLVIASFYVLRSINPTFNYLCSVGLAAGLLALFSTSTK; encoded by the exons ATGGCCAGCAAGAGCAAGACACCCAAATCTCTCACAAAAGAGGAGGAACTCCTGCTACAAGACTTCAGCAGGAATGTATCAACAAAGTCTTCAGCTCTCTTCTATGGAAACGCTTTAATTGTATCAGCGATTCCGATCT GGCTGTTTTGGAGGATACACCAGATGGATCTATATCAGTCTGGTATTCTGTTTGCTGTTGGAACCATCATCAGCACCTATCTGGTAGCCCTGGCATACAAAAACGTCAAATTTGTCCTCAAACacaa AATTGCATTAAAAAGAGAGGATGCTGTATCCAAAGAAATGACTAAGAAATTTGCTGACGATAAACGTATGACAAAGAAAGAAAAGGATGAAAG AATACTTTGGAAGAAAAACGAAGTGGCAGATTATGAAGCTACAACCTTTTCCATTTTCTACAATAATGCATTTTACCTGGTATTATTGGTAATTGCTTCCTTCTACGTTCTGAGGAGTATCAACCCTACATT TAATTACCTGTGTTCCGTTGGACTGGCAGCTGGATTGTTGGCACTTTTTTCAACCAGCACTAAGTAA
- the LOC138318828 gene encoding uncharacterized protein produces MGCNNSKSDEHVQERLRLFFWRKRNKVMPMRAEHFVESDAENTVRRTQATVLLQLKAEGIVPKKGNGGVAFVVNMSEPSPSTILPGIPECECQYTTYSQTSFPSGNLPPRRLPPINSRDGFNYIAM; encoded by the exons ATGGGATGCAACAATTCCAAATCAGATGAACATGTACAAGAACGATTACGATTGTTCTTTTGGAGAAAAAGGAACAAG GTCATGCCTATGAGAGCCGAACACTTCGTGGAATCTGATGCCGAAAATACCGTTCGCAGAACACAAGCAACCGTGCTGCTGCAGCTGAAAGCTGAAGGTATTGTCCCCAAGAAAGGAAACGGGGGAGTAGCTTTCGTTGTAAATATGTCAGAGCCCTCCCCCTCAACTATTCTACCTGGTATTCCTGAATGTGAGTGTCAGTACACAACGTACTCTCAAACATCGTTTCCGTCTGGAAATCTTCCTCCGAGGCGTCTGCCTCCCATCAACAGCAGGGATGGGTTCAATTACAtagcaatgtaa